A region of Pyxidicoccus parkwaysis DNA encodes the following proteins:
- a CDS encoding ferritin-like domain-containing protein — protein sequence MLYIRKPRLDTLDDLRTCLQKAIELEHATIPPYLTALYSIREGALPEIAALLRGIVVQEMLHMCLAANVLNAIGGHPVLNAPAFLPQYPGPLPMGIGNEPGRSFIVHLRRLSLELIEDTFMVIEEPETPLDFPVAALAALPEYRTVGQFYASLKDKIEELGPRIFTGRRDRQVTGWFARDELFAVTDVASAKRALDLIVAQGEGSRTSPLSPEGQPAHYYRFAEILHGRRLVRDASVPEGYSYSGEPIPFDAAGVLPMGDDPGAQAYPTDSEAWRLAERFDATYSSLLNALHLTFNGEPGMLNPAMGLMFSLRVQVAQLMATPVPGAGFNAGPRFRYTRVPSDA from the coding sequence ATGCTCTACATCCGCAAGCCGCGCCTCGACACGCTGGACGATTTGAGGACGTGCCTCCAGAAGGCAATCGAGCTGGAGCACGCCACGATTCCGCCGTACCTGACGGCGCTGTACTCGATTCGTGAAGGGGCCCTGCCGGAGATTGCCGCGCTGCTGCGAGGCATCGTCGTGCAGGAGATGCTGCACATGTGCCTGGCGGCCAACGTGCTCAACGCGATTGGAGGCCATCCGGTGCTCAACGCGCCGGCCTTCTTGCCGCAATACCCGGGGCCCTTGCCCATGGGCATCGGCAACGAGCCGGGCAGGTCGTTCATCGTGCACCTACGCAGGCTGTCGCTGGAGCTCATCGAGGACACGTTCATGGTCATCGAGGAGCCGGAGACGCCGCTCGACTTCCCGGTGGCCGCGCTCGCGGCGCTGCCGGAGTACCGGACGGTGGGCCAGTTCTACGCGTCGCTGAAGGACAAGATTGAAGAACTGGGGCCGCGCATCTTCACGGGGCGCAGGGACCGGCAGGTGACGGGCTGGTTCGCTCGGGACGAGTTGTTCGCGGTGACGGACGTGGCGTCGGCGAAGCGGGCGCTGGACCTCATCGTCGCGCAGGGCGAGGGCTCGCGCACGAGCCCGCTGAGCCCCGAGGGACAGCCTGCGCACTACTACCGCTTCGCGGAGATTCTCCACGGGCGGAGGCTGGTGCGGGACGCGAGCGTGCCGGAGGGCTACTCGTACTCGGGCGAGCCGATTCCGTTCGACGCCGCCGGAGTGCTGCCGATGGGCGATGACCCGGGAGCACAGGCGTACCCGACGGACTCGGAGGCGTGGCGTCTGGCGGAGCGGTTCGACGCGACGTACAGCAGCCTGCTCAATGCCTTGCACCTCACGTTCAACGGCGAGCCGGGGATGTTGAATCCGGCCATGGGGCTGATGTTCTCGCTGCGCGTCCAGGTCGCGCAGTTGATGGCCACGCCGGTGCCGGGGGCGGGCTTCAACGCGGGCCCGAGGTTCCGCTACACGCGCGTGCCCAGCGATGCGTGA